The nucleotide sequence AACGACTGATGACATTTGAATTCGATCCTGAAGCTCCCGAACAGATAGTCCGACGTGACTTTCTCAAGCAGTTAAGTGCCGCCGGAGCAGCGGCTATGATGGCGGGAGCACCGCGACTGCTGCATGCCAGTGATCCCGGTCATGCAAAACATCCAGAGGCAACCGCTGACAGTTGCATTCTGCTCTGGATGGGCGGAGGGATGGCGGCACCGGACACCTTTGATCCAAAACGCTATCTGCCGTTTAAGAAGGGACTCAAAGTTGCTGACATGCTGAGTACCTTTCCCGCGATTCCCACAGCCGTCGATGGTCTGCAGATTTGCGAAGGGCTGGAAAGGATTGCCTCGGTGATGGATCGTGCTACATTGATCCGTTCTGCTGTGCAACCCGATCTGGGCAGCATTCTGCACTCCCGGCATCAGTATCACTGGCATACCGGTTATGTGCCCCCTCAGACCGTGGCGACTCCGCATCTGGGGGCGTGGATGGCGCGGGTGGCTGGTCCCCGCAACCCTGTGATGCCGGCCTTCATCAATATCGGTCAGCGGCTGGAAGGAGTCGGAGAAAGTGAAGAACTCAAGGCATTCACCACGGCCGGTTTTTTCGGCAGCGAATACGGGCCGTTGAATCTGCCCTATCCTGAAGAAGCTGCCCGCTCGGTGCGACCGCCGCAGGGGATGACGGGAGAGCGATTCGTCAACCGTAATAAACTGTATCGCCGTTTGATCGATCAAAGCCCGCAACGCGCGCTGATGAGCGATTACCAGCAGGAATCAATGCTGCGATCCATGGACAAAGCCTATCGGCTGCTGAGTTCCAAAGAACGGAATGCCTTCGACATTACATTAGAGCCGGAGGAGAAACGCCAGAAATATGATACCGGCCGGTTTGGACGCGGCTGTCTGCTGGCGCGACGCCTGGTGGAATCGGGAGCCCGGTTTGTTGAAGTCACGACGGAGTACGTTCCCTTTCTGCATTGGGATACGCATGCCGATGGGCATACCACGGTGGACCGGATGCATAAAGAAATTGATGCACCGGTGACTCAGCTGATTCTCGATCTTGAAGAACGTGGATTGCTCGATCGGACTCTGGTCATCATCGCATCGGAATTCAGCCGGGATGCGTTAATGGAGGGGCAACCGGGCTCCAATGCCAACGATCAGGCTCGGGAGAAAGTAGACTCGGTTTCCGAGATGAAGCATTATGGCCTGCATCGTCATTTTACCGGTGGCACGAGTGTGGTGATGTTCGGCGGGGGAATGAAACGCGGTTTCGTCTATGGGAAAACGGCAGATGAGCGACCGTTGATGGCGATCGAAAACCCTGTCTCTATAGAAAATCTGCATGCCACCATAATGACAGCGATGGGGATCAGCCCGAAAACCGGATTCGATATTGAAGGCCGCCCCTTTTATGTAACAAAAGATGCCAAGGGAGAAGCGGTACAGGAACTCTTTGCCTGACTGGATTCATTTCAGCCAGTGACAGGAGCCGGTTGAAAGACGTTTTCGTCATTGGAAAGCAGGAATCGAGCTGAACTATACGAGGTCCGTATCAGAGTTGACGTAGCGGTTGATCGTCTGGAGTAAAAGGGTTTTGTCGATCGGTTTACTTAAATAGTCATTGCAGCCGCATTCAATGCAGCGGCTCATATCTCCCTGCATGGCATCGGCGGTCAATGCAATTATCGGAGCCGTAAAACCCAGCTTGCGGAGTTGTCGGGCGGTTTCATATCCATCCAGTTTAGGCATTTGCATATCGAGCAGAATCAGATCGAATGGTTGATTCTCCTGCATGGATTCTGTCACGACGATAATGGCCTGCTCGCCGTCCACGGCTTCGGCAACGCTAGCACCGGCGAGTGTCAGAAACCGTTTGCTGAGAAATCGAATCTCGCGGCGGTCATCCACCACCAGGACACGACAGTTGAGTACAATCTCTTCTTCTTTTTTCGGTTCCTGGCTGGGTTCTGTACTGGCCCGAGGTTGAATCATCTTCACCTCTGAGATGTCTCCCGTGGCAATGGTCACGGTGAATTTGCTGCCTTTGTCTTTCTCGCTCTCGACGCAGATTTCTCCACCCAGCATATTTGCCAGACGCTGGCTGATTGCCAGTCCCAGGCCGGTTCCGCCGAACTCACGATTGACCGTGTGATCTCCCTGTGAAAAAGGACGAAACAGTCGTTTCTGCTGGCGAGTCGTGATACCAATGCCCGTATCAACGATGATAAACTGCAACTGCTGATCGTTGCAGGAGACGAAGATTTTGACGCTGCCCTTCATCGTGAACTTGATGGCATTTCCGACCAGATTAATCAGAATCTGTTTGAGCCGCTTGGGATCAGACTCGATCTCTGCCGGGATTTTACCGTAATAAAATATATCCAGTTCCAGACGGTTCTCAGCCGCCCGGACGTCCATGATGGAACACACATCTTCCAGAAGTTGATGCGGCGAAAATCGTTCACGGATGATATCCAGTTTACCGGCCTCAATCTTGGAAAGGTCCAGGATATCGTTAATGATATCCAGCAGGAATTCCCCATTGCGACGCACCGTACTCAGATAAGCTGTCGCGATTTTGTGGTCGATCAATTCATCGATGAGATCGATATAACCCATGATAGCGGTCATCGGCGTACGGATTTCATGGCTCATATTCGCCAGGAACGCACTCTTGGATTCATTGGCTGCCTCTGCCATCTGGCGGGCTTCTTTCAGTGACTGCTCGAACTGTCGCTGGCTGGTGATGTCGAGTAGTGTGCCGATCAACTGAGTCGCCTTGCGTCGTGACCCCTTGCCTGTGAAAACGGGTCTGGCATGCAGGCGTACCCAGCGGGTCTCTCCATCAGGACGAATGATGCGGTGGTCCAGGCTTTGATTCTTACCTTCCGGGAGTGCTGCAGATTCCTGCAGATGCTTCCGATAGGCGCTACGGTCTTTGGGGTGAATCCAGTCGGGGACTTCGCCAAACTTCAGATTATTTTCTGCATTATCAGGAAGTCCGAGCATGCGCTTCATTTCAGGTGAAAACGCTGTTGTTTCCTCCAACAGGTCGATGTGCAGCATACCAAAGCCTGCAGACTCAGCTGCATTTCGTAATCGTTCCTCACTGAGTTTGATTTCCAGTTCCGACTTTTTACGCTCTGTAATATCCAGATTCACACCCACCATGACGGTAGAATTATCCGTTGAATCAGTCGTCAGGTAAGCGGTTGAAAGCACCCATGCATAGGTATTCTCAGATTTTCTGGTACGGAATTCCGCCTGAAACGGCTTGCCGTTGGACAGGCAACTGCGAAGAGAATGTTCTACAGCCTCACGATCGTTACGATGGACCAGGTTCAGGAAATGTTGTAGTCCGCCGACAGCCTGGCGCGGTTCCATACTTGATAATTCATGACTGTCATGCGACCAGTAGATTTTATCTTTGTCGATGTCCCATTGCCATAATGACAAATTTGCTGCCTGCATCGCCAGACGTAATCGGGCTTCACTGGCGCGGACCCGCTGTTCCTGTTCCCGGGTACTGGTGATGTCTGTATTGGTCCCAAACCACCTTAGTATCTTACCCGAGGCATCGCGTATGGGTACGGCGCGGGAAAGGAACCAGCGGAATTCTCCCTCTTTGGAACGAATGGGAAAGGTATCCTCCCAGGTCTCACCTGTATCCCAGGAATGCTGGATCCGTTTTACAACGCGATCGACGTGTTCCGGGTGATGCACCTTCTTCCAGCCCCAGCCCTGCATCTCTTCGAGTGTTGTGCCCGTGTATTCGAACCAGCGTTGATTATACCAGAAAATAAAACCTTTCTCGTCTGCCATCCAGGCAAACTGGGACATGTTGTCGGCCAGATCCCGAAAACGAGCTTCGCTTTCGCGTAATGCTGCTTCCGCACGTGCACGCTCCAGGCGGACAAAGATGCGTGGTGTGAGTTCCTGTAACAGATCAATCACGACGGCCTGCCACTGACAGGGCTGCTGATTACAAATGGTAAGCACAAATTTCAGACGCTTTTCACTGACAAATGGAATTAAGAGGAGCGATCCTATGTCAAGTGCGGCAAAGTTTTTTGTTCTCTTTGAAATTCTGTGATGATTCTGAGTATCACCGATCAGAATCGGCTGACCTGCCAGTAAAGGCTCCTGTTCCTGCTCTTCCAGAAAATTGGTAATGGTATGCCTGCCTGAGATGTCGGATAAACCTGATTCATGAGCTTCATAGACGACATCAGCGATCTCTGCTTCGGTATCTAATTCAATCAGCAGGCAGCGTGAAACTCCCAGGAAATCTGTAATTCTGGCACAGGTCTGCTGCATGATTTCTTCGATCAGCAGGGGAGCTCCGAGCAGTAGTTGCAGCTCATCAATGAAAGCCAGATTGAGTTCGCGCTGTTTTCTTTCAGAGATATCACGCACCGTTCCGACAAACAGGATTTCGCCGCGCATATATGCTTCACTGACTGCCAGTTCCATTGCAAACGTACTGCCGTCTTTACGCAGCCCGAGTACTTCTCGCTTACTGCCAATGATTTTTGCCTGTCCGGTCTTCAGATAAGCATTGAGGTAGGAATCATGTTCGCTGTGCCAGGGGTCCGGCATTAACATATTGACATTTTGCCCCTGTAGTTCTTCCAGTTCATATCCAAAAAGATCCAGGGCAGCCGGATTAATCGAATCCATGTTCCCAGCGGCATTAATGGTAATCATGCCGTCCACGGCAGAATTGAACATGGACTCCAGGCGGGCAGCTGTCTCTTTATGCAGATTTTCGACAGCCACACGCTCGCTGATATCGACACCAGATGGGATCAGATATTCGACCTCTCCATTTTTGTTAAATACGGGGGCCATCATGAAGTCAATCATCAGTCTTCGTTCTGCCCCTCCCAGGCCGGCTGCGAAGAGCGGGACATCATAGCGTACCACTTCACCGGCGAATGCCTTTTGCATCGATTCGCGCATTTTCTGAGAGACAGCTTCGTCGTATGTCCACCAGGCACATTCCGCGAAATGTTTACCGATGACATCTTCGCGCGTTAAACCGGCAATCTTCATGGAATCATCGTCGACTTCCAGAAGCCTGCCATCACGGCCAATGACACCAACCAGTCCGAGCTGGTTATTGATTACCCGTCGCAGATGGGCTTCGCGATCGGCCAGTTCCGCTTCTGCGCGGGCCCGTTCAATACGGATGCAGAGCCGGTTTGTAATCTCCTGCAGCAATTTTAATTCATCAGGCCGCCATTGATATGCTTCACGCTTCACCGCAGAAATAACAAATTTGATCCCCTGCGGCGTAATGTAGGCTGAGTTACAATATGCTCTGACGTTAATCGACTGAAAGTTTTCTGCGATCCGGGAATCCTGCTCAGGATACAGCGTATCCGAGATGAAGAATTGCTCGCCTGCCAGCAGCTTCTGTCTCTCGCTTTCAGTATGAAAATCGCGAACCCGATGCTTACCCACAATTGAGTGCAGTGAATCGTCATGATGTTCGAACAGGATATCTGCATAGTCCGCATTGGCATCAAATTCCACGATCAGGCAGCGGAATAAGTCAAGATATTTCGCTGTCTCTCTTGTGGCTACCTCCATCAGATCGTCAACATTATACAGGGGAATCAGTTGAGTCTGCAGGTCGGACAGGAAAGCCAGATTCAATTCTTCCCGCTTGCTGATGGTGATGTCCTGGGCAACCAGGGTTGCATAGACGGGCACAGCCGGCTCGACACTACGGTCGAAATAGATTTGCTTGCGTGCACTGATCCAGCGGATTTCCCCCGAAGGCAGGATCAGGCGATGTTCAAGATCGCAGCGGCCATCCCCACATTCCTGAATGCATGCCTGGATCTGGTCTGCTGCATCCTGTCGATCCTCCGGATGATAGAGGTCGAGCATTTCATCCCGTGTAATCAGAATTTCCTGGTATCCCAGACCGTAGATGGCAGCAGCTTCCGGAGTCAATGTAATGCAGTTATTGGCATAGTCGACACGAGCCAGGCCCAGATTCGCGATTTCCACACCCAGTTGCAACTGGCGGCTGGATTCCAGTATCACCCGTTGTGCTTCTTTTTGTTCGGTGATATCGGTATTCATTCCGATCCAGCGTAAAATGGATCCATCCGGTAATTTTTGAGGTACCCCTCGGGCATGCATCCACCGCCATTCGCCCTGCTGATGCCAGAGTCGATATTCGACAGAGAACGTCTCGATATTTGAAACCGCGGTTTGCCATGCCTGGATTGTTGCCTGCTGGTCATCCGGGTGAATCGCGTTCAACCAGCCGGTACCCTTCCATTCCTCGTATGTTTGACCGGTGAATTCACGCCAACTGGGGGAGTCTTCGACGACGATACCTGCCGCATCGGTCATCCAGACAATCTGAGATGAGGCATCGATGAGTAACTGAAACAGTTCCTGACTGTTGTGCAGTTCAGAGACATCAATGAATGTAACGACAATCCCTTCGTTCTGCCCTGAATAAGACTGGTAGGGTAGAACCCGCCGGATATAGACTTTCCCTGAATCTGCAACCACCGTGTGTTCTATGGGGTGAGATTGCTGCAACTTGCGCGGATCGGGCAGGGGCGGCATTTCTTCGACCAGAGGAACAAATCGTTCGAGTGGACGTCCAATATCAGTGTGAATGAGGCTGTAAATTTCTGTGATGGCAGGAGTAAAGCTGCGAATCAGTAACTCATCATCAAGAAAAACAGTAGCGATCTGCGTACTGCGCAGCAGGTTTTCCAGGTCACTGTTGGTCCGCGCCACGGAATTACTGACAGCCGTAATTTCCTCTTTAGAGGTTTCCAGTTCTTCGTTGGCAGATTGCAGCTCTTCATTCATCGATAACAGTTCTTCGTTAGTCGACTTCAATTCTTCATGAGCCACATCCATATCCTGCAGAGTTTTTTCAAGCTCGTCACGAGAGCACTGCAACTCGTATTCCAACTGTGCGATAATGGCGTCCGCATGGGGGACCGTTTCTCTGGGGGACTCTTCATTGACCTCTTTTTTGACAGGCAAGCCTACATCATGGAACACGACCATAAACAGGCCCTCATCTTCACCCAGACGAGGCATCGGCTGGACCGTGATCATCACTTCCTGGATCTGGTCTCCTTTACGAATTGTCAGGTGTTGCTGCTGCACCTTTCGTCGCGTCTTGATGGCTTCATTAAGAGCGGAACGCAGGCCCACCCGTAAACCTTTTGCCGCCATTTTTACAATATTATTCTGA is from Gimesia maris and encodes:
- a CDS encoding DUF1501 domain-containing protein, yielding MTFEFDPEAPEQIVRRDFLKQLSAAGAAAMMAGAPRLLHASDPGHAKHPEATADSCILLWMGGGMAAPDTFDPKRYLPFKKGLKVADMLSTFPAIPTAVDGLQICEGLERIASVMDRATLIRSAVQPDLGSILHSRHQYHWHTGYVPPQTVATPHLGAWMARVAGPRNPVMPAFINIGQRLEGVGESEELKAFTTAGFFGSEYGPLNLPYPEEAARSVRPPQGMTGERFVNRNKLYRRLIDQSPQRALMSDYQQESMLRSMDKAYRLLSSKERNAFDITLEPEEKRQKYDTGRFGRGCLLARRLVESGARFVEVTTEYVPFLHWDTHADGHTTVDRMHKEIDAPVTQLILDLEERGLLDRTLVIIASEFSRDALMEGQPGSNANDQAREKVDSVSEMKHYGLHRHFTGGTSVVMFGGGMKRGFVYGKTADERPLMAIENPVSIENLHATIMTAMGISPKTGFDIEGRPFYVTKDAKGEAVQELFA
- a CDS encoding PAS domain S-box protein gives rise to the protein MKQNRQQSNNQPIIVGVGSSAGGLEAFGILLESLQDATGLALVYIQHLDPASKAVLLELLTKYTSLELTELGDRTKLISGKIYVCPPQGLLEIRNGVVTLADTETDPHPSHAIDHFFHSLAEDQGERAVGVILSGAGSDGTLGLKAISDSGGLTFAQDSKSAKYDSMPRSAATTGVADHVLPPGDIARELIQYAEHLHKLNTSASLTRFQDQIIDAIPQITAILQKKTGHNFQHYKTSTLSRRIQRRMQVLKKSNVKEYLGYLQENEEETQALFRELLIGVTEFFRDPQAFDSLASEVLPRLFENRSADDCVRIWVAGCANGSEAYTIAILCREAMDDLKSPPQLQIFATDIDERALQVGRAGIYPVGIENHVSPERLKRFFIRRGKRYEVTREIRELVLFSVHNLISDPPFSRLDLISCRNLLIYLGPHLQKKLIPLFHYALLPSGYLLLGPSENITTHAELFRTLDSKFRISQRKGTAVKSAATLPLMPGKLHLKSSQEREPDEKVDLQNFRQRILLDEFAPKSCVIDESGQILNADADMEKFLTLGEGDFQNNIVKMAAKGLRVGLRSALNEAIKTRRKVQQQHLTIRKGDQIQEVMITVQPMPRLGEDEGLFMVVFHDVGLPVKKEVNEESPRETVPHADAIIAQLEYELQCSRDELEKTLQDMDVAHEELKSTNEELLSMNEELQSANEELETSKEEITAVSNSVARTNSDLENLLRSTQIATVFLDDELLIRSFTPAITEIYSLIHTDIGRPLERFVPLVEEMPPLPDPRKLQQSHPIEHTVVADSGKVYIRRVLPYQSYSGQNEGIVVTFIDVSELHNSQELFQLLIDASSQIVWMTDAAGIVVEDSPSWREFTGQTYEEWKGTGWLNAIHPDDQQATIQAWQTAVSNIETFSVEYRLWHQQGEWRWMHARGVPQKLPDGSILRWIGMNTDITEQKEAQRVILESSRQLQLGVEIANLGLARVDYANNCITLTPEAAAIYGLGYQEILITRDEMLDLYHPEDRQDAADQIQACIQECGDGRCDLEHRLILPSGEIRWISARKQIYFDRSVEPAVPVYATLVAQDITISKREELNLAFLSDLQTQLIPLYNVDDLMEVATRETAKYLDLFRCLIVEFDANADYADILFEHHDDSLHSIVGKHRVRDFHTESERQKLLAGEQFFISDTLYPEQDSRIAENFQSINVRAYCNSAYITPQGIKFVISAVKREAYQWRPDELKLLQEITNRLCIRIERARAEAELADREAHLRRVINNQLGLVGVIGRDGRLLEVDDDSMKIAGLTREDVIGKHFAECAWWTYDEAVSQKMRESMQKAFAGEVVRYDVPLFAAGLGGAERRLMIDFMMAPVFNKNGEVEYLIPSGVDISERVAVENLHKETAARLESMFNSAVDGMITINAAGNMDSINPAALDLFGYELEELQGQNVNMLMPDPWHSEHDSYLNAYLKTGQAKIIGSKREVLGLRKDGSTFAMELAVSEAYMRGEILFVGTVRDISERKQRELNLAFIDELQLLLGAPLLIEEIMQQTCARITDFLGVSRCLLIELDTEAEIADVVYEAHESGLSDISGRHTITNFLEEQEQEPLLAGQPILIGDTQNHHRISKRTKNFAALDIGSLLLIPFVSEKRLKFVLTICNQQPCQWQAVVIDLLQELTPRIFVRLERARAEAALRESEARFRDLADNMSQFAWMADEKGFIFWYNQRWFEYTGTTLEEMQGWGWKKVHHPEHVDRVVKRIQHSWDTGETWEDTFPIRSKEGEFRWFLSRAVPIRDASGKILRWFGTNTDITSTREQEQRVRASEARLRLAMQAANLSLWQWDIDKDKIYWSHDSHELSSMEPRQAVGGLQHFLNLVHRNDREAVEHSLRSCLSNGKPFQAEFRTRKSENTYAWVLSTAYLTTDSTDNSTVMVGVNLDITERKKSELEIKLSEERLRNAAESAGFGMLHIDLLEETTAFSPEMKRMLGLPDNAENNLKFGEVPDWIHPKDRSAYRKHLQESAALPEGKNQSLDHRIIRPDGETRWVRLHARPVFTGKGSRRKATQLIGTLLDITSQRQFEQSLKEARQMAEAANESKSAFLANMSHEIRTPMTAIMGYIDLIDELIDHKIATAYLSTVRRNGEFLLDIINDILDLSKIEAGKLDIIRERFSPHQLLEDVCSIMDVRAAENRLELDIFYYGKIPAEIESDPKRLKQILINLVGNAIKFTMKGSVKIFVSCNDQQLQFIIVDTGIGITTRQQKRLFRPFSQGDHTVNREFGGTGLGLAISQRLANMLGGEICVESEKDKGSKFTVTIATGDISEVKMIQPRASTEPSQEPKKEEEIVLNCRVLVVDDRREIRFLSKRFLTLAGASVAEAVDGEQAIIVVTESMQENQPFDLILLDMQMPKLDGYETARQLRKLGFTAPIIALTADAMQGDMSRCIECGCNDYLSKPIDKTLLLQTINRYVNSDTDLV